The region AGCTATTCAGTGAAGAAATGTTGTCTAGTGACAATAGTACTGTGTCCAAGGTCAAAGAGACAAATATTTGTACGAGATTCTGACATAAATGTGGACATCTTACCTCCAAAGTGCTGAGCAACCAACACTAAGTTTTTTACCTTGTGTTTTATAATGTGAGGAAATAATACATCTCTTTTGGATAAGTTTGTAATAGTCATTCTGATCTATCCCCTTGTGAAATATAATATTCATCTCTTTTGACTGATATTGTGCAAGAAACTGGGAGATTCTTGAGCCTtccttctggaaaagaaaaaagaattcatgcATACAAATTAGAAGAAAAGTTTACTAAGATACAATAACAAGGTTTCTTTTCATGAAAAGAATGGACAGGCATAGTATTTATGCTTGGTTACAAGACCCAATCAAGACATATGAACTATGAGTAAAGTACTATTATCCTGTCtacaatttatattttgttatatttcatgtattttttctatttcaatcatttgtttccattcgtttttaatgatattttagaataaatatcTTGCTAAAGTGTATGATAAAAACCTGATCTCTGGGGATGCAACAAGTTGTAAGAGTATGTAAGGAAACCAAACCTTCTaagcatatattttttcatagattAAACAGTGACATATGTTCCTCCTTCTCATTTCAGAAAGTTCTGCCAATGTGAAGACATCCAGGGTCCTGATATATTCCAGGTCTGGGGGTATGTTTTCCTGTTTACATGTTTGGAGAATTTCCTAAGTTAATAGTCATCTTTTAATGACCTTTATGCatctagatagatagagagatagatagagagatagagagatgcATCTATATatgcatctatatatatatatatctatatatatataaagtgattttaggtaaaataaaaattagacaaaatttcTCTCATATCCTATAGTAAAGTTAGCAGGAAAATGGTTATTTTATTACAATATCATAAATATTATAGTACAGATTGCTGCCCAAAGAGAGTTTCTATTAGCCTGGCAGtgcaacagaaagaaatgtggAAATCAGGAGTTTAGATAAACATTTCAATTTGAGTCTTATCTGTTATGTAATGAAATAGGACTCTCTCAGGAATCTCCCCTGGAATCTCTTTACATTGAGACAAAAAGAAAGGGAGTGGTATAGGGTCAGACAAACAATTGCCATGGCAGGTAGAGGTTTACATGGCTATTTCTCTGACTAAATCACAGTCTTGGAACTCTGATTTCTATACACTGCgtaatatgtgtatattatgtgtatatctatatattatattatatataatattttatatatatatatgttggtttgttaaatgaaacaaacaaacaaatagctaGGATTCTTCTTATCCTGCACTTCAGAATCCAATGCTCTGCTGGAAAACCTCAGAATTATAACCATATCCAAAGGCCTGGCCAAGGCCTAGACCTCTTCTAATAGCCTCGTTAACCTGCTTCCTGGTCTGCTGGGCTAGTGTCCCCAAAGCGTCCTGGGATCCATCACTCTGGAGAATCCAAATGCAGATAGAGTGCAGGGAGCCACTGGACCCCTGCTGCAGGTATCTGCAGCTGCCTCCTTCCTGCCACAACCTCTGCTGATCAGAAAGGTTATTTCAGTTTGGAATTTAGTGCTCATTATATATGAGaattgtacatgataaataatatataattattggtaAACTCTAGTAGTTCAGGGCTGCAGATTTCAGTGTAATTCTATGGAAAATTGTGTCTATCCCTGAAAAACATGGATCTGAGAATATTTAAACTCTAATAATACTCAAAATATAATCTTATagtcaaaagttttaaaaagttataaaatttaaacattttataggaGTTCCCcaatcatatttttttaattcacagaAATGAGTAAACACTGAAAAATTCCAATTTGTAGCATCCTAATAATAATTAGGAAAACTATTCTTTATTGCATGCATACACTTCATCTGTTTATTCATCACATATTAATTAGgtatctgctatgtgccaggatcTCTAGTACTTACTCCTATTAATTACTGAAGAAACTAGTTACATTCTGGTGGCAGAAACTTGGTACATTTTAGCTGTTTTTACTTAAATGGAAAAGGGTTAAAAGTGGAACAGGTTTGTTCTGGAAAACAAAATGGTTAATTTCAGCTGTATTCATTTTGTGATGCCAGTGAAACACTCTAGTGGAATTGTTGAATATGCTGCTACAGCTAAATGAATCTGGAGCTCCAAGGAGAGAGTTCTGGATGAGGCCTAATATCTTGGAAGATGTTGGTATGTGATGCCTGGCATTATATTGCCTCTAGCTTTACATAGTCTTATGAAAAAGGACTGGAATTGTACCTGCTTTATATGTGGTAAGACTGATGATTAGTCAGCTACAGCGGTTAAGATACATGCAGGAAGACATATACTTTACTGAAAGAATCTAGGTTTAGATTTGAGTATCTCTTACTACAAAGCATCTACTATTAATTATTTCTATGAACAGTCTGAACCTGAGGACTCAGCCTTTTAGCCAATTGAAAACTGGATCCCACCCCACAAAAGGCAAGGTAGTCCCTTAAAGAACAATGACAGGTTTAATGAAAATGACAGATTTGTAAAGGAAGGATAGAGAGATCACAGAAGACACTGCATGGGCCTTGGAgttgaatagattttaaaaaaatggagataTCCATTGTAAAATACCAGTCTTACCTTTCATACTGGTGGACTTTTGGTACGTATTAAGTAGGGTCTCGATAGACTTTTGTCTAGCCACATGGTTCTTTAGCACATTGTCTAGCAAGACGAGGGCTTTGTCTTCAATTTCggcataatattttttcttttcctttttcttcaataTCAGAACTTTTTTTCTTCACAAGTTATTCAAATTGTCATGAAGAATACCATGGCCCCCACACCTTCTTCTGTTCATCCTTTCTTCTGATCTGTCAGTTTTTCTACCTCAGCTAATCTAAAATACATGTCCTGAATGAGTAAAATTTAACTAGTCTCCTTACATTTTCCCGTAATAATTAACCAAATAGtttatatttcactttttgttttcatttcaattgtttttttagattcagggatacacatgcaggtttgttaaaagggtatattatgtgatgctgaagtttggggtatgATTTAACGCATCACCTAGGTAGTGAGAGTAGCACCCCAGTATATAGTTTTTCAGCTCTTGCCCTCCTCCTTCACTCCTTCCTCTAGTTGCTCcctgtgtctattatttccatctttatgtccatgagtgccTACtatttagctaccacttataagtcaGATCATGTGGTACTTAGTTTCCTgtttctgtattaatttgcttagggtAATGGGCTCCAGTTGCATCCATATTGCTGGAAAGTACAATATTTGAATTTATATGGCAGTGTACTATTCCATGGTAGATAtgtaccaaattttttttttatccaatccactattgatgggcacctgggttgattctacGATTTTGCTATGGTGGATAGTGCTGTTGACAAGCATCTGAAAGCAAGTATCTTATTGATAGTACAGTACATTTTCCTTTGGGAATTTAGCCAATAATGGGATTACTTGGTCacatgatagttctgtttttagttcttcggtaaatctccaaactgcttttcacaaagatggaggcatcacattcCTGGACTTCAAGCtatacaagtctacagtaaccccACAGCAAGGTAATGgtataaaaaacagacacatagaccaatggaacagaatagagaactccaAAATAATACCACACACCTGTAACCAACTGATATTTAACAAagtcaacagcaacaaaaaagaaataatgaaaggatTGTTTATTCAATCAATGTATTTCTTGTTTAAACTGTGCTGAGAAATCATGACGGTGTCTTCTCCTCCACATCTCCTGGTCATCCTACCTTTTGATTGGAGATCATTCGGAAGGAATCCCCTTACTCCCGGGAAAGCTTTCCTTCAACTGCCTAAGATTGCATTAACAGTTAATTTTTACTGAAGGTGACAATTTGCTTCTGCTTTTTGATATTCGCAGAGCAAAGACTGATCACAGATATAGTCTCAGGTTGTAGTAGAATATGCATGATAGTACAGAAAAGATATGCCCAGACAGTTAATAAAAGGCCAGAAATAAGGGGGACTGTAATGTGTTCAActatgaagatttttaaaaggtcagATATTCACTTTGATTTATAGGTTAAAGATTAGAAAAGGCTCATATTTGCAGGAGAAATGGTAGTTCTTCGAATCCTCCCTAAATCTTAACATCCCTGAGTGAATGATTTCACCCCAAACTTGTTTAATCTGCACCATGCAGGTACTTCACTGTGCACACCATGCATCCTAGAGTTTCTTCAGGGTGTCCTGCACCGTCTGCCAAGCGCTTCATTTTTGATGGCTGTCTTACCTTTGCAAGAAGTCTGTCAACTACTAAGGGTCTAGAGTTAATTCAaaatttactttctctctcttaaATACCTTAACAAAGAGTAGAAATATGCAGGTTCTGTTCATGGATTTGTCAGCAGTAAACTGTGGGATTTGGGAAAAGTCTCTTATCACACTGCACTGTCACTGTCATAACTATCTGTCTTCTCCCCATCTCTCCTGCTGAGCTCTAAattttttgaagtcaggtacctGTGGTAATTTGTATCTGCATCCCTAAAGCAGAAACCCCAGCAAATGGTTTTTCGAATGAAAAAATGGTGCTAATACGCAGTTCAGGTCTTATGAATTAAGCCTAACATTCTAAATCCAATACTTCCTCTGGTTTCCAACCTCTGTTTCTCCACTGTGGGAAGAAACTGaggacacatttttatttttatatcaaatttattaaaatattcaaaaaagtcTATTATTAAACAGATATAACTCCAAAAACCATTATAGAATGAAGGAACCCTTGGTTTCCTATGGGGGGggataaaaaaacataaaagagaattttgctaaaagaaatgtaagaaataaagttATACCACCAATGAGAACACACACAATCTTAAAAGGAAAGACTgcatgctattttaaaatgttaccctGCTGAGGTGAAGGGGAGAAATATCTAAAAGTGAGGGTTCATAGTCTTACGGCCACTTCTAGGTCCCTATCAGCTGACACTCAGAAAGGgtctaaaagaaaaactttggaaGAAGAGCAGCGTGCTCTGCAGTGACCAGAAGAAAGGCATTACTTCAgtattttctgtatattataCTACGGATTGATTATCCCTTATCGAAAATGCATGCTACCAGAagtattttgaatttcagatatttttgtatattggaaTATCTGCATTATATTTACTGGTTTAGCATCCTTATtccaaaatcctaaaatttgaaatgcttctataagcatttcctttgaatatcATGTGGGTTCTCACGCAGTTTTGGATTTCAgatcatttcaaaatttaaatttttggaaTAAAAATTCTAGGCCTGTAGACCTAGAGTCCTTGACTAAAATGGACTTTCAGTACACTTTCCTTAACCTTCCCACActcccaaccacacacacacatacctgccCTCAGACATTCATACAGCTTCCTTATTTTAATGTCCTGAAAAGAGGTAGAAACGTCTTGTCAAAGTCATCCTTTCAGTGCTGGGCATCTGTGCTTTATCATCTGGCTGCTCAAATGAAAGTCGAACccgaaagagaaaggaaagtctGGAGACCGGTTTTTCTGAAAAGTTTGTTGACTCATGCCAAAAAGACTACAACAAATATAGCAAAAtaagtgacaaaaacaaaaagtacttGTGCCTGCAACAAGTATAGCCATGTGCTTATCTAAGCATTGGGGCTTTTTAAATCTGTGGTTGGATCTAATAGCCATGAGGGACACAGGCAAATTAGAGTCCACTCATTTGTCTCTGCAGGTCAAGGGGGAGGgtgaaaataaatgattgttttaTTGAGGCTGTGGGTCTTAATAGATTGGATTTGGCTCCCAGGCTTGTTCACTCTCCAAAGAACTTCAAAACTCTTTTGGAAAGAAGGGATTATTGGAGGATAAACATGTCTGGATCTGCTTTCTATGCTTCCAGTTGCAATAGCCAAGCATTCAGGGAATTAGAGTGAAAATAGCATCCACTAGAGCCCTACCTTGCAGAAAATTTCCTCCACATCACAAGAACAGGCATATTCTTGCAGATGTTCAATGAGTCTCATAATAAAAACAGAGCCCTTTGTGGGAGATCTCCAAGAAACATTATCTGTTGATAAAGCACATTTCACATCTCAAGACTGGCTCTTGcctgaagaaagagaagaaactcTAGTATTTCTGCCCCAGCTGAGGCATGTTTTGGAATTCATCTATTTTCCATACACTTCATTGTAATTTTAGTGAATCCATTTGAAGTTCAGTGAGTGTATTTTTACTTATACTCTAACAGGTGCTGTATATGTTGCAGGCATTAAGATGACATAGTCTCTGAGTTCACACAGTCGTAAATTTAGTAGAGAGTTAGGAAAAGGCAGAATGGGTTAAAGGGAAGGAATTGGGCTTTGGAAAATAGCTATATACAGAGCTAAATAGAGAACTGTGAATGTCATGTGGAAGGCTGGGACTAAAAGATATTAAAGAACAGTTCTATCTAATGTTAAACTCTACTATATGTACTCAGACTGGAAATGTATGTTTTTGGTGTGtgtcttttcattgttgttgATCATTGAAAAAATATAGAGTTCTACATCAGGGCATGTTCAAGACAATATAGAACCAAACTTCTTCTGAAAGAAGATATCTCATTGtacaaaatattatagaaaatttaaCTATTTGAGCAGGGGCTGGGCGTTTGGGCCAGAGGTGACCAAGAGAATGCAAGACCTCTCAGGAAACTGCCATACAAGGTGGATGAAAGCATTCAAGTGATCTTTATTTAAACCTTGCTAAGAAAAGTAACTGGATTAAGTTCTacgataaaaacattttaaataaaaccagTCCTTTAACGTGTACTTCTTTCTGTGTCATGTgcaatatttcacatatattaatttatttaatccatagaaaaaaatgatatttacaTTCATATATTTTAGTGAGCAATTCAAGGAAAGCCCAGGGATAAAAAAGTGGAGCTAGTTTACAAAGTACTAAATGACTAGATGAGTCAATAATAGCAAGATTCTTACTGCAAAGCATACCTTTAGaataatgcatatatattctGCTTTATATACTTCATGCTTCTAGGTAAAACCCACTTTAATTTAGGGGCCCAAAGTTCCTCGCTTGCTATTCTACTTTGCTGAACACTGCTTCTACTTGTCTCCTGTGAATACTTGATGTCGGGGCCTATTGGTCCAGTGAATGATCTCAACATGGAGGACCTTTCCTATGCAGAGTCAGATTCTAATGTGCTACAGCGCGGATCGTCTTCCATTTAATTCTCgttatctctcacagttctaaaatattttgcaacAGAGAGGAGTTCATTAATTACTAACTCAATGAAAAGATGTGCTTACTTGCTCTCTGTGGATAAAGAGAATTGTGTGTATGACTTGGAACAAAGCTTTCGTTTGTGTTCAAAAATCTTATCTAAAGTTCTGTACACTTATGTACCCTCTAGTGGGTGGTTGTGGGTTTTTCTATTGATAACACCCACAAAGATATTCTGTGTACAGGAAACCTGTTACCTGATGCGGAAGAGCAGAAAGCAATAAAATCCTTCTCTATGTGGGCTTTCTTAATAGCGTCATCCTGAAACTCTCCCAGAGTTGGTAAAGATATATTTTCAGAGACTCATAATGAATCTTTTACCAACACCACACCATAGTTCTCTGGAAAGACAAAATTTGGTTTGTTACTCCTACCAGTGGCTGAGAGGACAACGTTCTCCTCTTAGCCTCTGTTCAATCATATTTATCAATATATTTGCTCTATCATTAATTcacttacacatgcacacatacattcaaGTAACAATCTTTTCGACAATTCTTATTTCTTCTAACactcaaacaaattttaaaaacaaccaaacatcaaagtctcaggattgaaaatgaaacaaatatctACCAACCAGTCATACAATTCACAGAAGCCACATGTTGAGTGATGACACTACGTTTTCTTTGACATTAATAAACAGACATAAACTGAAAAACCCTGGATCCATACAGATGAGGACAGCATTAGAATGTCTGGTGTTCTCAAGGACATCAGCACTCACCACCACAGCAGGCCTCGAAGATGATCACCTTGGGTTTGTCCTTCAAACTTGGGCAGTTCTTgctattcaacattttaaatatttcattgagtTGTAATATATCAGGGACTTGCTCAGAGTATTTCTTCCCACAAATGCCTTCCCGAACACCATGAGACAAGAACACCAGGAAGGTGCGGTCAGAGGTCTTGTGCTCTGGGCGGTGAGCAAATGCCTCCAGCTCTGTAGTCATTTCCTGAAAGAGACCATACCACTGATTTTGGACTATGTAATTAACTCTCATGGCACCTTGGAAagccaataaataaatacttaaggaGTTTCTTAAGGAATTCCATGACAAACAATGGAGTGCCAAAAAAACTTTAAGTCTTAATTTCGAGAAAGGTGAAGGAAGGTGTTTTAGGAAGTCATTCAGAGTTATCTTGTAGAGAGAATGTGGCATTACTgagttaaacaaacaaaagaaaacaacatgaaaaacaaaaaactaaacaacaaaaaaaagcacttCACAATTAAGTTAAACCAGGCTTATGCTGAATGACTCTGATGTTTTAAGGGAACTTGTAGCATCCAGCACCCTCCCATggcaagtttatattttatattatcaaaAGATTACATTTCTTGGTCCTACAACCAAGCTTTCTAATATTATTTAGTTATAGGAAGGGCATGACCATTCTCTCTAAGGTGTAATAGACCTTACCCAAGCAGTGAGATTTCTTTTCACATCCACCTTGTACCCCAGATTTTGCAGCAGCATCGTCATGCCTATGATGTCAACCTCAGCTCCCATTATTTTAGAAAGACTATCAAACTCTTCGTTGCAGATAATGAGAGCAAGACGTGTGCGGCTTGACTTGCCCATTATTGGATAAATCTGTAGGAAATGCAGTTTGGATGAGCAGTAATTTATTCTCTGTAATTTAATATTCCCCTGGCAAATTTATGACTGTTTACCCTTTCTTAATTCTATCAAGATACCAAATCCCATGGACTATACATTGAAAATGGCCAACGGAATTCAGTGCTACTTCGAGAGTAGGCATAGAAATTGCAAATGCCCAAATGGCAGGTGAACTACTGACTTCATTGCTCTTGATAGGTAGGATTTTGAAAAATGCACAAGCTTTGAAGCAAGAATGACTGAATTCTAAAACTGATTGCTCCAAtttctgattgtttttcttttcgcaaaatatttaacaatcccATGTCTCAGCTTCTTgatctctaaaattttttttaaggttaaaaattatgtattatcATAGAATGCTTAGAACACTGGCCACTGTTAGTGAATATTCAATAGCTGTCATTGTTGATGTTATTTATCCAGGAATTGGATCCAGTTTGGAACTCTTTCTATAAACCTGGGATTCTAGgatacaagaattttttttttttatgtaaggGAAGCAGAAGTACGATTCTCCATTGAGAACAGCTCTAAGAAAAAGCCACTGCATTTTAGAATCACCACAAGTATATCTTTCACCCCACTCTATCCTTATGTTCTGAGCATGGCACCTCTGTCAACTTTTCTTTCCATATCCTTTTAGCTTCGTCTAGGGAGCAAAGCTTGACGCTTCCTCCTGAGCCTGTGGATGTAGGCATAGCAGGGTTGTCCCACACTGGCACTGCCTGAGGAGTCGCAAGAGTCAAAGAATATCATGAACATTGGCATCCCTCTTTGTTCTGATTTGTGTTTCTTACAGCCTCACCTAAGGATGAAGCCACGAAAGTGGAAATGCATTCTTAGGAAGACAATCCTGATCTTTCACCGCTGAGTAATTTCACTGCTAATGGAGTACATTTCCAGCCAGAGAATTCCAGGTGTGCAATACAGGGATCTCCTTTCGTATTTCAGGATCAGTATTTTCACAAGTATTTCAGATAAAAATGTAGAAAGGAAGATTTTCAAGGCCATGCATGATAAAATGCTCAGAAAACAATCAAATGTGTAAGATCAAATAGttagaatataaatttatttcaaaagatttgaaccatagaataaaatttaatgggaGGCAGTCTTAATTAAAGCTACTAAAAATTTCTGAGAGATatgcttatgtttttatttatttacttaatggaAATGGTAGTAAGCACTAGGAATATTTTGTTAATGAACCCTTGTCCTGTCCTTCAGGATCTCTTCCTACTATGTACATGTATGGAAGGAGGAGATTATTAATTATATGAACTGgaatgaatataaaatggtatgatAAATGCTAACATCAAAGAGCACACTAGATGGATTTATAGCACTTAACATTGACTGCACAGACCTATGAGG is a window of Gorilla gorilla gorilla isolate KB3781 chromosome 9, NHGRI_mGorGor1-v2.1_pri, whole genome shotgun sequence DNA encoding:
- the LOC101140215 gene encoding caspase-1-like isoform X1, yielding MGKSSRTRLALIICNEEFDSLSKIMGAEVDIIGMTMLLQNLGYKVDVKRNLTAWEMTTELEAFAHRPEHKTSDRTFLVFLSHGVREGICGKKYSEQVPDILQLNEIFKMLNSKNCPSLKDKPKVIIFEACCGENYGVVLVKDSL
- the LOC101140215 gene encoding caspase-1-like isoform X2 gives rise to the protein MLQLWIRPELCLTLLFGKSHRHVKFASHTFVKKTGTWQGRWDSQQEMTTELEAFAHRPEHKTSDRTFLVFLSHGVREGICGKKYSEQVPDILQLNEIFKMLNSKNCPSLKDKPKVIIFEACCGENYGVVLVKDSL